Sequence from the Esox lucius isolate fEsoLuc1 chromosome 6, fEsoLuc1.pri, whole genome shotgun sequence genome:
CCCATATGGACGCAGTTTTCTCAGTCTGGTGAATTTGTGCCATCTAACTCATTTAAACATCCATTGGCCTGTCCCCTCTAGACATTGTCTTGGATTATAGTTAATATAAATGGGATGAACAGGAGGGGCAACCCAATTCAACCATATTCTTGCGGTCCAGATGTACCAATGCGTTCATCTTATAGTCTCCATGTCTCCCCTAAGGCCAAATTCCAAAGCCAGCCATGACTACGAGCGCCTGAAGAGTCAGTGTATGAGGGCTATGGCAGACCTGCAGTCTCTACAGAACCAGCACACCAAGACCCTGAAGAGGTGTGAAGAGGCTGTCAAGGAGGCTGACTTCTACCAGTGAGTACCACCTTCGGCACCACCTCACCGATTGGCCGTCTGgctgggtgggagggagggtcAGAAAGGCATGATGTCAGGGGAGAGGTGGGCATGTGCTGCTGCTTGACTACACTGCCCTGCGTGATGTCAGGAACCTCCTGGAGGTCTACCAGCCGTTCTGAATAGACCCTTTCAATTAGACGGGAATAATTACCAGGTTTTATGGCGTAATTGTTTTACTCACTTAGACACGTGACTTGTGCTGCAGTTACGCTAATTGAAAGAACACGTATGTGCTAATGGCCTGTTTCTATTGAAATGTAATGGGGATTACCTTAAATTAAGGCGTTACGCACTGTTTTCTTCATAATACATTCCTCTGTACTCGCTTACCGGGGGAGTGAAAGTACCACCGCTTTGGAAAGTTTTAGAGACATGATTTGGTAGTCTTTGGCTCGTACACGTGTGTGCGGTTAGCTGAGCTCTACACAGTGAGATGGACACGGGATGAGATGACGAGGATCAGGGCTTTACTCAAGCCTCTCCATCAGGCCTGTGGAAGCGTACAGAGGAATGTTGCCATCTGTCCAGAAAGGCCCTTCCAACTTAAGTCCGCTGTCTGCGTACTTGATGAATGAACTCATTTCATGTCTGCGGAGATGTTGGCTCATGGCTTAACTTTGACCTTACTTTTGCGGCCATCGTGTGTTCGCTCTCATCCCGTTTTTGTGATTCTAATCACAGCCTTTGGTTTTGCTCCTACTCGTGTGTTagtctattttatttcaccGTCATTTAAATTGGATTaagaacacatttgtatttacaGCTACAACCTGGAGTGGGATGTTAGGTTGTCGGGGGATTAGGTTTAACTGTGTTACTCCGGGACAAAATGACACAGGGGATCAGAACCGTGGACCTTTCGGTCACAAGTCCGATGCCCTAACCACTAAGCCACCTTGCCGCCCTTAGTATGTGTGGTTGTGGGGCGTGGCAATAAACTCAATTTCCTTCATTTAGTACTGTGTtgtgatgtgctgtgttgtgatatgccccccccccaccgtctGAAGCTCCCCTGTTTTTTCTCCAGTATGCTCCACAGCCGTGTGTTGGGAGACCAGTCTCAGCTGAAGGAGGAGCTGGAGCTGCTGAGGAGGGACAACACTCAGCTGGTCAGGGAGCACAACCACCTGAAGCAAAGCTGTGAGGAGCTCCGCAGGCTTCACAGCGAGGTCCAGAAGGAGGTCGCCGACATGAGGCTGCAGCAGcaagaggtacacacacacacacaaactgctgTTATGATGGACACACAAATCGACGTCTCTAAGCTGCACGGTACTCTACTGTAAAAGGCTGTGTTTGCGTAGCGGGTCAGTGGGTCGTTTAAAGGGCATGTGGTCAGTGTGTAGGCCTAGTCCATTGGGACCTCCTCCATGTGGTCAGCGTGTAGGCACAGTCTCCTGGGACCTCCATGTGGTCAGCGTGTAGGCACAGTCCCTAGGGACCTCCATGTGGTCAGTGTGTAGTCACAGTCCCCTGGGACCTCCTCAGCCTGCTGTGTTTACAGATCTGCAATGTCAGGAGAGCTGTTTGAACTGAACTGTAATGCAGACCAGGTCTTCCTGTGAAGGACACACACAAGCTAAGAACCCCCAGGCTCCAGCAAGCCTGAAATCCACACACGCTTAAAGCATGGAAACAGTATGGCGatcattgcattttaatgatgaAGAGGGGTGTCTCTACAGGCCTGTATAACTTGGCATCCAATATGCTATGCTGCTCACTGTTGCCCTCTACTGACCCACTGGTGTCAAATAATTTAGTGctcattttcttctgttttcaaCACAATGTCTGAGTTAGTAcccaaatgaaatacatttctatttaatCAAACATATCTTTGGCAAGTGGAGGTTCATCAGGTTTGCGGTGTTGTGTTTTGGCTTGAGTGCCTGCTTATGCAGTTAGGAGCTTGCGCTATGCTCGCTTCCCAGTTACCTTGAAATGTTGCAAAGGTCTGTCAAAAACCCGATGCCCATTTGGGCTTGATGGCTGGGGTGGTTGTGTAGTGAGTTTAGGAGAGAGTGCAACAGTGTATAGCTCACTCCACAGTCTGAAATGCTGTGGACGGGACAGTGGAAAAGGGGCTTTCGGGGGTCGCCACCCTTTGGAATGTAGCGAACACAGGGGTCAGGTGTGTTGTGTAGACAGGGGTCAGGTGTGTTGTGTAGACAAGGGGTCAGGTGTGTTGTGTAGACAGGGGTCGGGTGTGTTGTGAAGATGAGGGTCGGGTGTGTTGTGAAGATGAGGGTCGGGTGTGTTGTGAAGATGAGGGTCAGGTGTGATGTGTAGACGAGGGGTCGGGTGTGTTGTGTAGACGAGGGGTGACGAGGGGTCGGGTGTGTTGTGTAGACAAGGGGTCGGGTGTGTTGTGTAGACGAGGGGTCGGGTGTGTTGTGTAGACGAGGGGTCGGGTGTGTTGTGTAGAcgaggggtggggtgtgttgtgtagacgaggggtggggtgtgttgtgtagacgaggggtggggtgtgttgtgtagacgaggggtggggtgtgttgtgTAGACGAGGGGTCGGGTGTGTTGTGTAGAcgaggggtggggtgtgttgtgtagacgaggggtggggtgtgttgtgtagacgaggggtggggtgtgttgtgTAGACGAGGGGTCGGGGTGTGTTGTGTAGACGAGGGGTCGGGTGTGTTGTGTAGACGAGGGGTCGGGTGTGTTGTGTAGACGAGGGGTCGGGTGTGTTGTGTAGAcgaggggtggggtgtgttgtgtagacgaggggtggggtgtgttgtgTAGACGAGGGGTCGGGGTGTGTTGTGTAGAcgaggggtggggtgtgttgtgtagacgaggggtggggtgtgttgtgtagacgaggggtggggtgtgttgtgTAGACGAGGGGTCGGGTGTGTTGTGTAGACGAGGGACCAGTGGTATGGGACAGGTGAATAGTGGAGGAAGAGCCCCTCTAGGAGATCCGTACCACTTTTCCACCACATCAATGCATTTGAATCAACTGTAATGAACTTGGATGTGGATAGAACTGTTCATTTGGAGTGGGCCAATAATTGTCTGCAGCACTAGCCTGGTCGTCAGTCTGTTGACTTAACACTGATACACAGCCTGGCGCCAGGCTAATTGTAATGTATATCAGTTAAATGACCACGTCCTCCCTCCAGGTGATGAGAGAGAATGGTTCTTCAGAGGTTCTCAACAAGCTTTACGACACGGCCATGGACAAGCTGGAGGGGGTGAGGAAGGAATATGATTCGCTTAGCAAACGCTACAGCGAGAAGGTAGCTAATCACAACACGGACCTGAGCAGGCTGGAGCAGGCGGAGGAAGAGAATCGACGACTTCAGAAGCAGATGGACACGCTGCTGAAACAACGAGACACTGCCATACACTACCAACAGCAGTGCTCCACGTCCATGAGAAGGTAGCAGAGAGCACGCGaaaacgtgcacacacacacacacacacacacacacactcacacactcttcTACCAACCTAACCCACTGCGTCTCTCCATAGGTTTGACTCCGTACAACAGGAACTGAACAAGTCGTCAGCCCAGAACAAGGAGCTTCAGAGGGAGATGGAGCGGCTGCAGTCAGAAGTGACACGATACAAGAACTTCCAGCTGAAGGCCGTGAAGGACTGTGAGAAGtacaaggaggagagagactcTGTGTTCAACGAGTACCGGCTCATCATGAGTGAGAGGGATCAGGTCAGTGGAGTATATATCCCGTGTCAATATGGCACAGTTTACCGTACACAGATGAAGGCTAATCCTGGATTAAGACACTCATTTCGAACTTCAATCTATGGTTTGGTTTTACATACACAGAGCCTAGTCCTcgagtaaaaacattttttgtccaggactaggcttaatccgtgtctcTGATACCGGTCCTCAATCTGAGTGTTTTTGTCCTGGGCTAAGGTTAACCTTTGTGTAGAAATTCAGCCCAAAGTTGTGTAATAATTTGACATCCCATGGGATACAGTCTTATAAACCACATGTTTCAGCctatcagcattcagaatttgAACCGCCCAGTTTATAATCATTCGATAACCATACAATAATTAAGTGGTTTGCTCAATTTCGGACTAGGTCATCAAGGAGCTGGACAAACTGCAGACGGAGTTGGAGGCCGCTGAAGCCCGCCTTAAAACCACCTCATCCGAGAGGGTGGTGGCTAGTGAGGAGATGGAGGCTCTACGACAGGTACGCCAGGTCACACGGTCAATCAATAAAAACAGTACCCGGAGAGGCTGTCAGTTCTTTAATCAGTCTGTCCATTTGTTAATAGTCTGGCAAAACGCTTAGCCAAGGTGAGGATAAGCCAGGGCATTGAGGCTCTCAGATACTCTTCAACAGGATGATAAATGAATATAACTACCaattcatttgttaattaatcCCCCAAAAATGATCTGTGATTATGGTGAGCAGTTGATTTTGGACAGCTGCCTCACCATTTAGCTAAATGTGTTGCAGACCGGTCAGCGCAAGGAttttctgattgtgttgtagtcTGATTTGATTTTGGTTGTTTTTAGGAGCTGAACTCATCATTGGTGGACCGGGACCGGGCTATCTGTGAGAGGAACGAGCTGTTGGAGAAGTACTGCCACGAGGTGAAGGACAAGGCTGAAGCCCAGAAGGAGCTGAGCCAGGCCTGTAAAGACATTGAGACGGTCCGGGAGGAGAGAGACGTGGCCCGCAAGGAGAGGACTGAAGCCATCATTCAGAGAGACCAGCTACTGAGAGAATACTACCAGGCTAGACAGGTAACACGCACACAAAGCTTCTGCTGAAACATGAGAATGAGCTTCGAGGATCCCTTAAACTGTCACCTGTAGTGTTTTGTCAGTGGAATAaccattaagcattttaagcccCTTTTGCTGCTCCTGACACTTCCAGGTTCAGACCACTAGATGGCCCTCATACAGCAGTTTTTACATTACAGGAGTCGGGATGCATGAGTGATAcgtgttttcttttacatgccTTGTTAAAGTAGACGTACATCTAGATATGTTATGTACGGTCTGTTTTTTGATCTGAAAGCATGACATCTGGACAACTTACTGCACTTTACACGACGTGTCTGTTATCTCTTCCAAATCACATTTTTCTTATATCTCActattgtttttggagaaatgtcaACTGACCAAGACCTCAGCCAGAGTGGGTTTCCATgtcttcatctgtgtgtgtttttgtgtgcgcacacctgtctgtgtctgtctgtctgtgacagAAACAAGACTCTGCCACCCTCGACATGGAGCGGGCCAACAAGGAGATTGAGGTGTTGAGGAAGCAGTACGAGGCCATGTCCCAGGAGCTGAAGGAGGCCACCCAGGAGGCAGAGGTGGCCAAGTGTCGCCGAGACTGGGCCTTCCAGGAAAGAGACAAGAtagtggcagagagagagagcattcGGTGAGGACAGGAAGGGTGACATTTAAGCTGCTGCTGTTGAATGTTAGTCAGAACAGGGCTCTAGCATTGTCTCAGCTGGTTTTCTTCAACCAAGAGGAATTTGCCCTCATCTTTAATGTGTGCTGATATCCGTGGGTAATATATTTGGGCCTAAGTTGCTAAGTGGATTTAGTTTGATTACCAACTTTAAATAAAACACCTACTGCTTGTAGTATTACTCTACTAGCCACTGTACCAGTAACCCAATGGCTCAAATCACTCCATATCTCAGCCAAATGTCTGTTGAAAAATTACCATGGAccctaaaataattatttaatacgTAAGCGTATCTACACAAGGCTGAAAATCGACCCTCTTGGACTCTGACTCTTTAGTTCCAAGCGGGTTATTAAAGGAGGGAATGAGAGGAGATGCGAGTTAACTGACTACCGGGCCGATGCTTGACATTATTACATCCACCCTTCCAGGACATTGTGTGACAACCTGCGTAGGGAGCGGGACCGGGCGGTTAGTGACCTGGCCGACGCCTTGCGTAACCTTGACGACATGAGGAAGCAGAAGAATGACGCGACCCGGGAACTGAAGGAACTCAAGTGGGTTTCTTCActtactctctccctcccaccggTTCTTGTTGACAGTAACTTATTGTACTTTCTTGTGACTTTGAGATCTTAGTCGTTCCCTTTGACAAAGATGTAAAtagttaatatatatatatttaggttGTAAGTCACCTGCCCCCTCCAGGCCTGCCTCATGAGGACATAATGTGTCTTAGTGACAGTTAGTCTCCATAGGCCTATGTCCCCTTCAACCTCTCCTTTGcacattgtagaatattacCCTGCCACTACTTTTTAGACTTGGGTAAAACTTAACTTGCAGCGCCTTAAAAGTTGACATTGCCTTTTAAGGTGCTTTTTGGATGTAGTTAAGCCACCGTTTTTACCATAAAAAGGTAAAATGTCCCTAATTTATCCGATGGAGAGAAACGTACCTTAGGGCATGGGTGCTATTGTGCACACCGTGAAGCACTCTGACCTGTGTAACGCCACTTCTTAACCCGGTCAGAGAGAAGATGGAAAGCCAGCTGGACAAGGAGGCAAGGTTCTGTCAGCTGATGGCCCACAGTTCTCATGACTCAGCCATCGACACAGACTCTCTGGAGTGGGAGACGGAGGTGGTGGAGTTTGAGAAGGATAGGGTGAGTTCAGAGATACCAAACTATTGTTATGGATTTGTTTGAAGGGTAGTGGATTATTTAGGAGAAAACGAGTGTGTACTGTACACTACGGTTAACTTGGCTCTTTTCAGGATGACATGGATTTGAAGGCACTTGGATTTGACATAGCAGAGGGGGTAAATGATCCGTATTTACCAGGAGATTGTGGAATATTTGTGACAAGAGTGGACAAAGGAAGTGTTGCGGATGGAAGGTTAAGgtaaagtattttctttttaaccgTACTGAACACCCCTTGTTGTTTCACCTCTTCCTCCCAACAACCCGTTTTGACTTTGTGCTTTTCAGAGTAAATGATTGGTTGCTGAAGATAAATGACATGGACCTGGCCAATAAGGACCGGAAACAGGTTGTCAAGGCGGTGCTTAATGGAGGAGGGCTGATCAACATGGTGGTGCGCAGAAGAAAGTCCCTGGGAGGGAGACTGGTCACCCCTGTACACATCAACCTCATTGGACACAAAGGTGAAACTTTTACCCTCCTGTTTTAACTGATTGTGACAATTAAAATGCTATTTGTCACATGTCTGAATACACCCcacatttacattgaaatgaGATACCAATCCCAACAATGAGACCATGTTCTTGTACTGTGTATATAAAAATCTGTGGTATAGGTCAGAAGTCTAATGTATAGTGTTATTCTCTGTTCCAGATAGCGGTATAGGTCAGTAGTCTAATATATAGTGTAATTCTCTGTTCCAGATAGCGGTATAGGTCAGTAGTCTAATATATAGTGTTATTCTCTGTTCCAGATAGCGGTATAGGTCTGGAAAGTGGTGTGTTTGTCACAGCCCTAGTCCAGGGGAGTCCTGCTGCCAGGGAGGGATCTCTGACAGTGGGAGACCGACTTATCGCTGTGAGTCCTGGTTTTCTTCCAATCTCTTAATaatgttcttttttctttccactctctttccttcttttcctcagCCTATACACCTGCTATTCGTTTCCAACTCCTCATATTCAGAATTCCTCTCCTCATTTCTTCTaacctcttcctccctccctttttcttcACAGCCAACTGATTTCAACGTTGTTTCACTTCAGTTTCTAGTGACTAATcttgttcccagacacttcctcccaTATGCACAGAAGGTCTGGTGGAACAATCCGGTAAACCTGGCCTTCTTAGCCAACAAGAAAGTTGTAAGAAATGCGTAGCCAACAAGAAAGTTGTAAGAAATGCCCAGTGCAATAAGCACTGGCTTAATTGTCTTATTCTACCGACCGATCATCTCCCACAACACCTTTCTCCCGTGCCTTGAGCATTCGAGCACTAATCAGTGCGTTGTAACGGCATTGTGGGACAGTTGAGCAGGCATCCTAGCTGAGCTGTCTCCATACTCCAGTGAGTATGCTCATTAGTGCTTCATTATAACTGGTTCATTGTGATGAAGTGAAATTATTacattagctaactagctaattgGACAGACATTGCATTTACTTTTATAGTGTACGTGCTGGTTACCttcgtttttgttttttcaaatggCTGGCTCAGGTAAAATTTTATGTAACAGATAAGTGTCAGTTTACATTCTTAAACATCAGAAATATCACTTTTTTGGCTCAAATTAAAAGATCACAAATACTTTACTCCTGCTCAGACCAGGCATATATGCACAAAAGCCCTTGGGGAAAGGCTACTCAGTGACCTCTATCTGGAAAAATGTCTTCTCATGATAATCCACCAACTGCACCTGAAAACTTAGTCCTCCAGCTCTTTTATTGAAGCTCTGCTGCTTAACCGTAACACTGGGCCCGACCGTAACACTGGGCCCGACCGTAACACTGGGCCCGACCGTAACACTGGGCCCGACCGTAACACTGGGCCCGACCGTAACACCGGGCCCAGACCGTAACACCGGGCCCAGACCGTAACACCGGGCCCAGACCGTAACACCGGGCCCAGACCGTAACACCGGGCCCAGACCGTAACACCGGGCCCAGACCGTAACACCGGGCCCAGACCGTAACACCGGGCCCAGACCGTAACACTGGACATAAAAACAATGTGCCTCAGCAGGGCTGCCATTCTGTTCCCTTCATAGCACCATGTTTTAACCAGAACCCATCTCACCAGAGTTCAAAAGCAATGGTCTATATAGAGAATAAAAGTGGTATTTTGGAAGCACCCCAGAATGATACTATCACTTTCAAGACTAGTAGCCAGGCTAGGTGATATGGGAGATGCTGGCTCAGTGTTAATGATTAGTGAGCATTAGCAGAGATGCCTGCAAATGTCAATCATGCCTGTGTATACGTCTTACCCCATGTCCTTGTAGGTGTTAATCACTAAATGGACTGTAAAGAGTGTCCGTTTACCCTCGCTCCTCTCTTTACCCTCGCTCCTCTCTTCTTTACCCTCGCTCCTCTCTTCTTTACCCTCGCTCCTCCCTTCTTTACCctcgctcctctcctctttactGTCTGTCCTCCTTtactttttctcctctcctctttacaGTCCATCCTCCTTTATCTTtgcttctcttctctcctttttaaTCCTCGCTCCTCTCTTTACTCTtactcctctccttttctcccttgCGCTCTCCTCTTCATCTGCAGTATTTCTATAATTCATCTGAGGCCTATTGTCATGGAAATGTGGGGATTGAGTAAGGAGTGTGGGGGTGTTGTAAGAACCGCTGGCCTAGATCTATTAATGCAGCAGAAAGGGGGCTCAAGTCTCTCCCACTGTATTTTTTGGGAGGAGGGGATCTTTATTTGGGGTTAGTAATAAGTGCATTCTCAATGTAGATTTAAAGTAAGACCACCTGGTTAaacgtgtgtttctgtgttaaaAAATGTGAGTTGAATGAATCAGTTTCTGAGTCTGTGTATTTTCTTCAGATCAATGGCATCGCTCTGGACAACAAGTCAGTGACAGAGTGTGAGACTCTGTTGAGGAACTGTAGGgactctctcagcctctctctcatgAAGGTGAATAGAAACAAGCTCCATTACTAAGCTTCTATACACACCGGACTCAGTCCACACTGCACTGGCCTCAGTCCACACTTCACTGCTCAATGACTACAACCTGGCCAGAAAATAGACTGAAGTTGCCCTTCAAGATTAAAGTACATTTGGTGCCATACACATTGTCCTTGTGATGCTATAGCTGGCACTGTTTTTAGGAAAAGTAATATGACTTTAAACAAATCCCTTAGATTCCAACCTGgcataataatgttttattgcaGTTTAAGGttttggaaataaagaaatgctaATCCAGCGCTATTCCTAAAACGTCCATCTTCTtgttcccctctctctcatggTCTTGTCCCACACCTTATGGACCCAGTTCTTCCCTCACAGTTCGTCGGGCCAGAACATCTTTGAGACTCTGCGGGAGTCCTCGTCCAACGGCCGCCTTTCAGAGGTTCACTCCAGGAACAGCCGTAACCTCAAACACAACAGCTCCACCCAGACAGACATCTTCTGCCCCGACCCAAGTGGAGGTAGTAACACACATGTTCCTGGAGAGAGGCGgaagggcagagagggagagcctGAGGAAGGGATGGGGGTGTACGGGGATGTCAGGAAGCCTTTCTCCACCGTGTCCCTCCATGCCACCAGTCTCCGGCCGTCCTCCGACCTCTGTTTAGGTCTCCCTGGCCGCTATGGTCCCAGTGCCTTTGAGGAGTGCTGCTCGGGGTCTCCTTACGCCaagccccctccaccccccgTCGCCTATGACCCCTCTAGCACCCCCGATTGCATCACCGTGGAGACCACCCTGGAGAAGAAGCACAGCGGCGGCACCTGGCCCAAGATGATCGTAGGCGGGATGTCTGTTGCCGTGGACACGACCACCGTGACGACACCGACCCAGCTTTCAATTTTCAAATCGCCCAAACAGAGGAAGTCCATCTTTGACCCGGATGCCTTCAAACCGCGGCCCGAGACGGCGCCTCCGTCTTCCAAGATGGAGTTCCTGTTGCCCAGTCAACTGGTGACCCACTCGCCGCAGCCATCCAAGACGgactccctgtcctcctcctccactgccACACCCACCCCTCCAACTCCGCCTACACGCAGTGATTCATTTAAGttcaaacacaaacagcaaAGCAGCTCCGCCTCCGACTGCACGCTGACCTCCGATGGGAACTGGGGCAAGGGGGAGTCCGTCGTCATTGTTACAGCCGAGGGCCGTGGGGGCCGAGAGAGGGAACAGGAGAGGGACAGGAATGGGAATCACTATTTCCTGGACGGGAAGGTTCTTACGTCAAGGAAGTCATGCGACGAGGACATTGGCCGGACGCGGGGGGAGGAGCCTGAGGTGAAAAGGCCCCGCCCTAAATCGGCGCCGGCCCTCAGGCGCAGGATGACTCCCCAGTCCATCACTCTCCCCTCCTTCCAGGTCAGTTGGACAACAATGTGGATGTATCCAATGTTAGCTCTAAGCTTTGTGTGTGCCTGACGTCACACCTCAGTCAGAACTGTAGTGCTGAATAAAGTGGTTAAAGCTACATATCAGCACCTTTTCGAGCCAGCAACTCAAATTTCACTCAAAGTCTGTGCTTTTTTTGTGAGTAGATTAAGAGCGTATTAGCGAAGGATTTTATTAGCCCATGTGGTCTTTCCTAGCGGCGTGCTGCTGTGCTTGGCAGTGCTTAGATAAGACAGAAGAACCACAAGTGCATCTCATTTGTTGATATTCTTTGCTAGTTAGTAAGTTATTACTTCTAGGTTAGATATTAGTCTGCAGTATGGGTCCTGCTTCCTACTACAGCACCAAGCAAGCGTTTAGCCTGGACCAACACCTTTTTCAAGCTAAAGTGTATTCATGATTAAAGGGATGGTGTTGAGACAGGCTTGGATATAAAGATATGCTTTTCACAATAGTTTAAATTGGCTTTTGTGTTTCCC
This genomic interval carries:
- the dlg5a gene encoding disks large homolog 5a isoform X4; the encoded protein is MEPKHKELLDQCHQNLLDSITDADRLIELLILSGTLSQLDRFELDQNCSSSAEKVDQLLKMLVNKESDHFPELCVALEKAYPDLYSALFTNGGGPVDHSSGSTYSVLSTMPSDSESSSSLSSVGSPPGTGNGSASSPPPALNDNRPAGDNLDTILFQLRQVTRERDELRKRLALASPGTTFDDCRPNSKASHDYERLKSQCMRAMADLQSLQNQHTKTLKRCEEAVKEADFYHMLHSRVLGDQSQLKEELELLRRDNTQLVREHNHLKQSCEELRRLHSEVQKEVADMRLQQQEVMRENGSSEVLNKLYDTAMDKLEGVRKEYDSLSKRYSEKVANHNTDLSRLEQAEEENRRLQKQMDTLLKQRDTAIHYQQQCSTSMRRFDSVQQELNKSSAQNKELQREMERLQSEVTRYKNFQLKAVKDCEKYKEERDSVFNEYRLIMSERDQVIKELDKLQTELEAAEARLKTTSSERVVASEEMEALRQELNSSLVDRDRAICERNELLEKYCHEVKDKAEAQKELSQACKDIETVREERDVARKERTEAIIQRDQLLREYYQARQKQDSATLDMERANKEIEVLRKQYEAMSQELKEATQEAEVAKCRRDWAFQERDKIVAERESIRTLCDNLRRERDRAVSDLADALRNLDDMRKQKNDATRELKELKEKMESQLDKEARFCQLMAHSSHDSAIDTDSLEWETEVVEFEKDRDDMDLKALGFDIAEGVNDPYLPGDCGIFVTRVDKGSVADGRLRVNDWLLKINDMDLANKDRKQVVKAVLNGGGLINMVVRRRKSLGGRLVTPVHINLIGHKDSGIGLESGVFVTALVQGSPAAREGSLTVGDRLIAINGIALDNKSVTECETLLRNCRDSLSLSLMKFFPHSSSGQNIFETLRESSSNGRLSEVHSRNSRNLKHNSSTQTDIFCPDPSGGSNTHVPGERRKGREGEPEEGMGVYGDVRKPFSTVSLHATSLRPSSDLCLGLPGRYGPSAFEECCSGSPYAKPPPPPVAYDPSSTPDCITVETTLEKKHSGGTWPKMIVGGMSVAVDTTTVTTPTQLSIFKSPKQRKSIFDPDAFKPRPETAPPSSKMEFLLPSQLVTHSPQPSKTDSLSSSSTATPTPPTPPTRSDSFKFKHKQQSSSASDCTLTSDGNWGKGESVVIVTAEGRGGREREQERDRNGNHYFLDGKVLTSRKSCDEDIGRTRGEEPEVKRPRPKSAPALRRRMTPQSITLPSFQIYSNDDHSPEPREMLRSSPNRSHRHSVGFVPTIYSGTLPAGSAHRGLAPCPAVTAVMRNPVYTVRSHRVHTNNCPSVASQICQHNNQHPSPQHQGRLSLDLSQKHPTADYSESSSSRGNHASHGSSSNVQYRTERIKIPSTPRYPRSMLGSDRGSLSHSECSSPGLITPPQSPLNLETSSFASSQSQSSISTLPRISVSPVPIGERRKDRSLYRNRSFLRIPLAARPRFSSLRSLRPYLEEPRNVIVHKGAEPLGISIVSGENGGIFVSKVTGGSIAHQAGLEYGDQLLEYNGINLRNATEQQARLIIGQQCDAITIMAQYNPHMYQLGNHSRSSSRLEPVSSPVPAQGSGATTPDNHSTIDTLSEQDEGTLTPSSKQTTPTTSPHSFSRMPSEGGGRVCEPRVVTVRRAQGAELGLGLCGGNLWGVYVESLEKDSPARGAEGLLPGDLIIEYGSVNMKNKTVEEVYVEMLKPAETVTLRVQQRPDDFNMVKDTPGDGFYIRALYERTAEAEPDLSFKKDDILYVDDTLPKGNFGTWMAWQLDENARRIQRGQIPSKYMMDQEFYRRHSMTELKDDKDSKSLSAAARRSFFRRKHKHKRSSSRDGKELVALDAISTDSIPFLEDCVSLAYQRVQKVECGSPRPVLILGPLTDPVKDMLVKESPGKFCRCVLEVMKASQQAIERGVKDCLFIDYKRRSGHFDVTTVASIKEITEKDCHCLLDIAPHAIERLHSVHIYPIVVFIRYKNAKQIKEQKDPVYLRDKVSQKHSKEQFEVAQKIEQEYSKFFTGIVQGGTLPYICTQIMTIVDQEQSKVLWTPLGCP